GACTCGACCTCCTGGTCGACGCAGAGGTGCACCGAACCGAGCGCGTCGATGACCTTGCGGAAACCGCCGAAATCGATGATCGCGGCACCGTCGAAGCTGATGCCGGTCAGGTTCTTGATGGTGGCCGCCATCTGTTGCGCGCCGCCCGCCCAGCTTCCCCCGTTCCGGGCGCCGATCTCGAACGCGCTGTTGATCTTTGCCGCGCCGCCCGACCAGTTGGCTCGCTTCAAGGGCGGCACCTGCACCTCGGTGTCCCGGGGAATCGAGACCAGGTACGCCTGGTCGTGACTGGCCGGGATGTGCAGCACGATGATGGTGTCCGCGCGGACGTCCTCCGGGTCCCACGATCCGCGAACGTCGACGCCGAGCAGGAGCATGTCGATCGGACCCTTGAGGTCCTTGCCGCCCTCGGCCTCCGTCTTGCCGGCCCCGCCGAGCAGGTTGTCCTGTTCGATGCTGCTGGTGGCCTGATTGATCACGGCCTTGCTGCCGACGATCGCGACACCGCTGCTCACCATCAGCACGGCGCCCATGATCAGGGTGAGCCGGGCCCAGAGTGGATCCTTGCGGCGGGGAGCCCGCCTGCCGGTCTTGATGGTCCTGCCGCTGCCACCGTTGGGACCGAGAATGCTCTCGACACGGATCGGCTTCTCGGTCGGGTCCGACGACGTCGGACGTCGGCGGGTCTGAACCGGCATGCTCGCTCCAGGGCGCGGATCGAAGGGGGCGAGCCCACTGTACGGAAACAAATGAGATCTGGCGAGCTTCCTCACGTTTCCACCATGTGTCGTGTCTCCGCCGATCGTCCGGTGTGGGCGATCGGCGGAGACGGCGACAAGCGTGATCTCTCGACGTCACTCAAAGGAGTGAGAGAGAGCACCGCCATGGACGGTGACCAATCTAGTTACCGTCCGGGTTGGTCAAATCACTCTCAGATCAGCAGTTCGCGTTGCTCGAAATGCGGATGCCGTCCACGTACCGCAGTGGTTCGTCATTCTCGAACGAGCGGCTGGAGTTGTTCTCCACGCAGTAGGTCCGGCCGTCGGTCATGTGGAAGTGGGCGACGTCGTCGTTGCGGGTGTTCACCACGTAGTCCGCGCCGTACGCTCCGTCGAGCCACTGCCACCCGTCGGTGACCGACTGGAAACGCCCGATGATCGGGTTGTTCGGCGCGTTCTCTTCGGCCCGCGCGTAGAAGCACACGTACGGGTACGGGCATGTCGGGAAAGCCAGGGCCGGCTGCGCCACGGTGAGGGATCCGGCGATTCCGAAAAGAGCCGCCCCGAGTGCTGCTACAACTCTTCTGTGAGCCACGGTTCTCTCCTCTGATGTCGCGAACGAACCCCCTGGTCATGGGCGCGGCGAGGCCCGCCAGCACAATTTTGTGGGGGCGCGGAAATTCGTTCGTCCGGTAGCGTTGATCCGCGAGACATTGAGGCTAATGGATGTTGATCACGCTGTCAATATCATCGACCGGTGATCCTCGGGTGTCGGCCGTGGGTCAGTTTGCCGCCGGGCTGGCCGGCTTACCGGAGGCGGAGGCCGCCCACTCGGCCATCTTGTCGGCCGCCATCGCCTGGTACATCGCCAGCGCCTTCTCCCGGTCGGAGACCACCACCGACTCCCCGTCGATCATGTCACTGCCCAGGTTCGGACTGGTGACGAAGCGCAGGTTCTCGCCGCGCAGATTGCGGAACTCCACCGCCATGTCCACCAGGGAGAAACCCTGGTCAACGGTGACGGCGGCGGTGACCGACTTCAGGAACGAGTTCAGTTTCGCCGGGTTGCTCAAGGTGCCGGAGCTGACCGCCTTGTCCAGCAACGCCCGCAGGAACTCCTGCTGGTGACGCATCCGCGCGAAGTCCCCGTCCGGGAACTGCTTGCGCTGCCGGATCCAGTCGAGCGCCTCCGCGCCGTTCATGTGGTTGACGCCCTTGTCGAACTTTCGGTAAGGCTTGTGGATGGAGGTGATGCTGCGTTCGACGGTCAGGTCCACCCCGTCCAACGCGTCGGTGACCTCCTTGAAACCACCGAAGTCGATTGCCATCACGTGATTGATGCGTACGTCGGTGATGCACTCGACGGTCCGTACGGCCAGCGGCAGGCCGCCGAACGCGAACGCTCCGTTGATCTTCCCGCGTCCGCCGCTCCCGCACTCCGCCCCGGCCCCGTCCGGAATCGGCACGTAGAGGTCACGGGGAATCGAGACCAGGTACGCCTCCTGGTGGTTCGCCGGGATGTGCATCACGATGATCGTGTCGGCCCGCCACTGGCTCGACTGGTCGACCGGCGCGTCCGGATCGCGTGAGTCGCTCCCCACCAGCAGGATGTTGAGCGCTCCGTTGAGCGACTTCGGTCGGTCGCCGGCCAGTTCCGAGAACGGGTCGGTCCGCGCCAGATCGTTGTCCAGTCCGCGTACGTACAGCCAGGTCCCGCCAGCGGCGAGCAGGGCGAGGACGAGCACTCCGACACAGGCCACCAGTGCGATCCGTCCCCACCGGGGTTGCGGACCCCGACGGAGCGGACCGCCCGGACCCACCGGTCCGCCGGGGCCGCCGGGTCCACCCGGGCCCCTGCCGTAGGTGCGCCCCGACGGCTCGCCACCGCGTGGGCGGGGACGCGCGGTGCCGCGTACCGACCGGGAGTCGGTGGAGTCGGAGCCGGAGGCGACGGCACGTCCGGAGGTGCCGCCCGACGATCTGGGGTAGACGTTGGCGGACGAGGGACCGTTCGACGCGCTGGCTGACATGTGCCTCAGGGTACGGAGCGATGCCAAGGGACGCTCGGTAGCAACCGCCGAAACGGTGTGTTTCGTCCTGAATGGGGCAGTCAGCCCAGGCGCTGGCTGAAGTGCTCGATCGTCCGGCGGAGCCCTTCCTCCGGACCCACGCTCGGGGTGTAGCCCAGGCGCTCGCGGGCCAGGGTGAGGTCCGGCCGGCGCATCTCCGGGTCGTCGGCGGTCCGGTCGACGTAGGTGACCGACGAGCGGCTGCCGGTCAGGGCCACGATCAACTCGGCCAGTTCGCGCATGGAGACCTCGTGCTCGGTGCCGCAGTTGATCGGCCCGGTCTCGGTCGAGTCCAGCAGCAGCAGGATGCCGCGCACCAGGTCGTCGACGTAGCAGATCGAGCGGGTCTGCGACCCCGTGCCGTGCACGGTGATCGGCTCTCCGCGCAGCGCCTGGGTGATGAAGGTGGGGATGGCCCGCCCGTCGTCCGGCCGCATCCGTGGCCCGTACGTGTTGAAGATCCGGACGATGGCCGTGTCGAGCCCGTGGAACCGGTGGTACGCCATGGTCGCGGCCTCGGCGAAGCGCTTGGCCTCGTCGTAGACGCTGCGGATGCCGACCGGGTTCACGTTGCCCCAGTAGGTCTCCGTCTGCGGGTGTTCCTTCGGGTCGCCGTACGCCTCGGAGGTGGAGGCCATGAGGAACCGGGCCCCGTCCGCCACCGCCCGGTCGAGCAGGTGCAGGGTCGCGATGGAACCGACCCGGAGGATCTCGATCGGCAGCGTGGCGAAGTCGGTGGGGCTCGCCGGGGAGGCGAGGTGCATGATCGCGTCGAATCGGGCGGCGACCGCCGGCTGGTGCTCGGGCAGCCCCTCGGAGACGTCTGCCTCGACGAGGGTGAAGCGCGGGTGGTCGATCAGATGGGCGAGATTCTCCTTCGACCCGGTGACGAAGTTGTCCACCACCACCACCGTGCAGCCGCGCGCGATCAGGGCGTCGACCAGGTGGGATGGAACGAAGCCGGCGCCTCCGGTGACGAGGATGCGGTGACCTGGTCCGAATCGCTGGGCTACCACCATGTCGTCAGCCTACCCAGAACGCGTATGACCTAAGGGTGATGGGTAGGCGGCGGGGGTCGTACCGGACACCCGATCTCGCCTGGTTGTTGACTGACTGCGTACGGTGACTGATCAGGCCTTCCGTGACGATCGGGCCGGGCGACCGGTGCGGTCGCCCGGCCCGACGGTTGGGTCGTGTGCGTGTGGTGCCGGGATCAGGTCAGTGCGCGCCGTGTCCGGTCAGGGCACGTACCTCAAGCTCCGCGTACTTCTCCTCGTCGTTCTCCTTGGAGACGATCGTGCCGATCCAGCCGGCGAGGAAGCCGAGCGGGATCGAGATGATGCCCGGGTTGGAGAGCGGGAACCACTGCCAGTCCTGGCCCGGGAACATCGCGGTCGGCGCCCCGGAAACCACCGGCGAGAAGAACACCAGCAGTACGGCGCTGAGCAGACCGCCGTAGATCGCCCAGACCGCGCCCGAGGTGTTGAACCTCTTCCAGAACAGGCTGTAGAGGATCGCCGGGAGGTTGCCGGACGCGGCGACCGCGAACGCCAACGCCACCAGGAAGGCGACGTTGAGGTTCTGCGCGAAGATCGACAGGGCGATGGAGATGGCGCCGATCACGAAGGCCGAGATCCGGGCGACCCGTACCTCCTGCCGCTCCGACGCCTCGCCACGCTTGATCACGTTGGCGTAGAAGTCGTGCGCCAGGCTCGACGACGACGCCAGGGTCAGGCCGGCGACCACCGCGAGGATGGTGGCGAAGGCGACCGCGGCGATGATCGCGAGCAGGGTGGCCCCGCCGAGGTCACCGCCGAAGAAGTCGGCACCGAGCGCCTGGGCCAGTTGCGGCGCGGCGGTGTTGCCGGCCTTGTCCTGCGCGGTGATCGCCTCCCCGCCCACCAGTGCCGCCGCGCCGAAGCCGAGGGCGAGGGTGAACAGGTAGAACGTGCCGATGATGCCGATCGCCCAGAGCACGCTCTTGCGGGCCGCCTTGGCCGTCGGCACGGTGTAGAAGCGGATCAGGATGTGCGGCAGACCGGCGGTGCCGAGCACCAGGGCGATGCCGAGCGAGAGCAGGTCCACCTTGTTGTAGAAGGTCTGGGTGGCGTTGCCGGCCACCTCGACGCCGTACCGCAGTCCGGGTTCGAGGAACGCGTCGCCCTTGCCGGAGGTCGCCGCCGCGTCGCCGAGCAGTGCGGAGAGGTTGAACTTGTAGTGCGCCAGCACCAGGAGGGTCATCACCAGCGCGCCGGTCATCAGGAGGAACGCCTTGACGATCTGCACGTAGGTGGTGCCCTTCATGCCACCTACGGTCACGTAGATGATCATGAGGGCGCCGACCATGATGATGGTCGCGATCTTGGCTGCGTCGGCGTCCATGCCCAGGAAGGTCGTACCCGGGCGGATCCCGAGCAGGAGCGCCACCAACGCGCCCGCGCCGACCATCTGAGCCAGCAGATAGAAGATCGACACGGTGATGGTGGAGACCGCCGCAGCGGTCCGGACCGGCCGCTGCCGCATCCGGAACGCCAGCACGTCCGCCATCGTGTACCGGCCGGAGTTTCGCAGCAGCTCCGCCACCAGCAGCAACGCGACCAGCCAGGCCACCAGGAAGCCGATGGAGTAGAGGAAGCCGTCGTAACCGTAGAGCGCGATGATGCCGGCGATGCCGAGGAACGAGGCGGCCGACATGTAGTCGCCACCGATCGCCATGCCGTTCTGGAAACCGGAGAACGAGCGGCCACCGGCGTAGAAGTCGGTCGC
The Micromonospora pisi DNA segment above includes these coding regions:
- a CDS encoding LCP family protein, producing MPVQTRRRPTSSDPTEKPIRVESILGPNGGSGRTIKTGRRAPRRKDPLWARLTLIMGAVLMVSSGVAIVGSKAVINQATSSIEQDNLLGGAGKTEAEGGKDLKGPIDMLLLGVDVRGSWDPEDVRADTIIVLHIPASHDQAYLVSIPRDTEVQVPPLKRANWSGGAAKINSAFEIGARNGGSWAGGAQQMAATIKNLTGISFDGAAIIDFGGFRKVIDALGSVHLCVDQEVESYHMKLVDGKPMWNADAKKTGKPMKPVVHKVGCRDMEGWEALDYSRQRYGLKNGDYDRQQHQQQLIKAMAKKAMEDGAATNPLKLNSLMKAAGETLVLDTGSANVPDFVFTLRGVAANDMVMLRTNDGSFNSTTQGEEEREQLKPISLEMFKAVKEDRLAEFVAANPNVISNKK
- a CDS encoding UDP-glucuronic acid decarboxylase family protein; this translates as MVVAQRFGPGHRILVTGGAGFVPSHLVDALIARGCTVVVVDNFVTGSKENLAHLIDHPRFTLVEADVSEGLPEHQPAVAARFDAIMHLASPASPTDFATLPIEILRVGSIATLHLLDRAVADGARFLMASTSEAYGDPKEHPQTETYWGNVNPVGIRSVYDEAKRFAEAATMAYHRFHGLDTAIVRIFNTYGPRMRPDDGRAIPTFITQALRGEPITVHGTGSQTRSICYVDDLVRGILLLLDSTETGPINCGTEHEVSMRELAELIVALTGSRSSVTYVDRTADDPEMRRPDLTLARERLGYTPSVGPEEGLRRTIEHFSQRLG
- a CDS encoding solute symporter family protein — its product is MDTVFAAAAAGDNTARTLTITLFLVFVAATLGITIWASRQTKTATDFYAGGRSFSGFQNGMAIGGDYMSAASFLGIAGIIALYGYDGFLYSIGFLVAWLVALLLVAELLRNSGRYTMADVLAFRMRQRPVRTAAAVSTITVSIFYLLAQMVGAGALVALLLGIRPGTTFLGMDADAAKIATIIMVGALMIIYVTVGGMKGTTYVQIVKAFLLMTGALVMTLLVLAHYKFNLSALLGDAAATSGKGDAFLEPGLRYGVEVAGNATQTFYNKVDLLSLGIALVLGTAGLPHILIRFYTVPTAKAARKSVLWAIGIIGTFYLFTLALGFGAAALVGGEAITAQDKAGNTAAPQLAQALGADFFGGDLGGATLLAIIAAVAFATILAVVAGLTLASSSSLAHDFYANVIKRGEASERQEVRVARISAFVIGAISIALSIFAQNLNVAFLVALAFAVAASGNLPAILYSLFWKRFNTSGAVWAIYGGLLSAVLLVFFSPVVSGAPTAMFPGQDWQWFPLSNPGIISIPLGFLAGWIGTIVSKENDEEKYAELEVRALTGHGAH
- a CDS encoding LCP family protein; protein product: MSASASNGPSSANVYPRSSGGTSGRAVASGSDSTDSRSVRGTARPRPRGGEPSGRTYGRGPGGPGGPGGPVGPGGPLRRGPQPRWGRIALVACVGVLVLALLAAGGTWLYVRGLDNDLARTDPFSELAGDRPKSLNGALNILLVGSDSRDPDAPVDQSSQWRADTIIVMHIPANHQEAYLVSIPRDLYVPIPDGAGAECGSGGRGKINGAFAFGGLPLAVRTVECITDVRINHVMAIDFGGFKEVTDALDGVDLTVERSITSIHKPYRKFDKGVNHMNGAEALDWIRQRKQFPDGDFARMRHQQEFLRALLDKAVSSGTLSNPAKLNSFLKSVTAAVTVDQGFSLVDMAVEFRNLRGENLRFVTSPNLGSDMIDGESVVVSDREKALAMYQAMAADKMAEWAASASGKPASPAAN